GCCCGCCTCACCGGCGCTGACCACGGTCGAGCTGCTGCGCGAGGACCTGGTGGTGGTGTCGTCCGCATCGGTGGCTGGACCGCGGCGGCCGGTGCGGATCGGCGATCTGCGTGATCAGCCGCTGGTGATGTTCCGGCACGGCTACGACCTGCGCGAGCTGACGGTCGCCGCGTGCCGGGCGGAGGGATTCGAGCCGGGCTTCACCGTGGAGGGCGGCGAGATGGACGCGGTGCTCGGCTTCGTGCGGGCGGGGCTCGGCATCGCGGTCGTACCGAGCATGGTCGCCGACCGGTCCGGCCGTGACCTGCGGGTCACCCCGCTCGCCCGGCCGGGACTGCGGCGCACCATCGCGCTCGCGCACCGCAGCGACGTGGCCCCGCCGCGGGCGGCCCGCGAGCTCCAGCGTGTGCTGCTCGGCTCGCGGGCGGCGGTGCACTGACCCATGCGGCCGAGGGCCGCACAGGGGGTCTGCATCCCGGCGGACGTCAGACCGCGTCCGCCAGAGACAGCGCGTGCAGCTTGTCCGGCGGGCCCGGGCGCGCGTAGTACCAGCCCTGCGCCGTGTCACAGCCGAGTTCCCGCAGCTGCGCCGCCTGCGCGCCCGTCTCCACTCCCTCGACCGTGACCGCAAGTTCCAGGCTGTGGGCCAGCGAGACGATACCCTCGACGATCTTCAGATCGACGGGGTCGACCGGATGGCGTTGCATTCCCTGTGTGAAGGACCGGTCGAGCTTGAGGACGCTCACCGGCAGCCTGCGCAGGTTCGCCAGGTTCGAGTACCCCGTACCGAAGTCGTCGAGCGCTATGTCCACGCCCATCTCGGCGAGTTGGCGCAGCGGCTTGAGCAGGTCCTCGTCCGCTCCTATCAGCGCGGACTCGGTCACCTCCAGGCAGAGCGCACCCGGTTCGAGGCCGGAGCGCTCCAGGACGTCGACGGTGTCGGCGACCAGGCCCGGGTGGTGCAGTTGCGCAGGCGAGAGGTTCACATTGATCCGCAGCGGACCGCCGTCGGAATGGCGCTCCTGCCAGTATCTGGCCTGGCGTACGGCCTCTTGGAGCACCCAGCGCCCCAGCGGCACGATCAGTCCGGTGTGCTCGGCGAGCGGAATGAACTGGTCCGGTCCCAGCACTCCGTGCTGCGGGTGGCACCAGCGTACGAGCGCCTCCGCGCCGTGCACGCTTCCGTCGCCCAGATGCACCAGCGGCTGGTACTCGATGAAGAACTCACCGCGCTCCAGTGCCGCGGGCAGCGCGGTGGTCAGACCGTGCCGGGTGATCGCGCGGGCGTCCGCCTCCGGGTCGGCGAGCTCGAAGCGGTTGCCGCCCGCGGACTTGGCCCGGTACATCGTGATGTCGGCGCTGCGCAGCACCTCGGCAGGGGTGCGCTCACCCGCGGGGCCCTCGACGATGCCGATGCTCCCCCGGACGGTGAACTCCCGTCCGTCGACCCGGATCGGGGAGGCGAGCGCGCCGAGGATACGGCCCGCGAGTTCGTCGACGCCGAGCTGCGTATCGGCTCCGGTGGTCAGCGCCACGAACTCGTCGCCGCCGAGGCGGGCCACCATCTCGCCCTGCGCGGTGGCGCAGCTCTGCAGCCGGTCGGCGACTTCCACCAGAAGCCGGTCGCCCGCCGCGTGGCCGAGGCTGTCGTTGATCGCCTTGAATCCGTCGAGATCGAGGTAGCAGAGCCCGAAGCGTGAGCCCTCGCCGCCGGTCAGGGCCTTTTCCAGCCGTTCGAAGAAGAGCGTCCGGTTGGGCAGTCCGGTCAGGGCGTCGTGCGTGGCCTCGTA
This window of the Streptomyces sp. SLBN-118 genome carries:
- a CDS encoding bifunctional diguanylate cyclase/phosphodiesterase, with amino-acid sequence MAPSQAAGPPADPDGLEDRLRRFATIWSRAVFPVTATSLTRPEVEEHLLPLARQLSQSLHARPFDPQTAQRIGAALVDAHCTHPEALSRTLGVIDAYLVLYCGSGDPGQSAEESRARCAKLQHALAAGFAQGLRERTLAEQEAIARSSLLARSDAMQALHATEARFRAVFEGAAIGIGIADLDGNILEVNDTLMQMFGGLEHHVRGRKVTEWSHPEDRPHVWQLYGELVRGERDHYRVEKPFFRNDGTVLWTNLTVSLLRDAEGKPQYQLALMEDTTERRLLNLRLRYEATHDALTGLPNRTLFFERLEKALTGGEGSRFGLCYLDLDGFKAINDSLGHAAGDRLLVEVADRLQSCATAQGEMVARLGGDEFVALTTGADTQLGVDELAGRILGALASPIRVDGREFTVRGSIGIVEGPAGERTPAEVLRSADITMYRAKSAGGNRFELADPEADARAITRHGLTTALPAALERGEFFIEYQPLVHLGDGSVHGAEALVRWCHPQHGVLGPDQFIPLAEHTGLIVPLGRWVLQEAVRQARYWQERHSDGGPLRINVNLSPAQLHHPGLVADTVDVLERSGLEPGALCLEVTESALIGADEDLLKPLRQLAEMGVDIALDDFGTGYSNLANLRRLPVSVLKLDRSFTQGMQRHPVDPVDLKIVEGIVSLAHSLELAVTVEGVETGAQAAQLRELGCDTAQGWYYARPGPPDKLHALSLADAV